In Cinclus cinclus chromosome 37, bCinCin1.1, whole genome shotgun sequence, the genomic window AAACAGAAATGggggaatgagaaaaaaatgggataaagagagagaaagcaaggacaatgaaagaaaatgtgggaatatgaaggaaaaacagtgaaaaatcaggaaaaagggggggaaaatgagggaaaagaatgaaaatgaggTGGGTGCTGCCCAGGATCACCTCCAGAGGTTCTGGAGCCGCCGTGCCCCCGAGCGATCCTCATCCAGCACCACGTTGTCAATGTTAGAGGCTGAAGAATAAGAGGCAGAGGAAGATCAGGacggggatttgggatgtgggggagggggtgggggcaggaattccaggaacCCCCCAgaactgggggagggggggctcTTACCTTCAATCTCCTCTGCCCCGGGGAGGAGGTGACGGTGGAGGATGAAGTAAATCAACAGCAAAACCGGGGAATGGGGGAGAAtcgggggttttggggggaaaaaaaaaaaaaagcaacgGAAAAACCCCAGGCGATAGCAGATGAGATGGAGGGGAGGATGTAGGGAGGGGGGATCAGGGACcccaggaaaagggagaagggatttaagggggaaaaagggatttAGGGAAAAAGGGATCTGGGGAAAGGGGATttagggggaaaaggggaactTAGGGAAAAGGTGATATGGTGGGGGAAAGGGGATTTTTAGGGTGGGAAAGGGCGTTTTGGGTAAGGAAAAGGcagttttggggatttggggtggggggagcagaGACCCCCCCCTTCCAGGGCTTCCCCCccacctccctgcagctccccggGGTGGGGAgcatccccccaaaccccacctttCTCCAGGATGTCCTCGGCCCCATCCTCCCACTGATCTTCATCTTCGTACTCGTCGTCCACATCTGCGGGGCACACGGGGAGCAGGGGTCAGGGGCCTgcagaccccaaaacccccccaaatcccccgccccgccgctcaCCGGCCTCATCCAGGATGAAACCCCCATGCCGCGGTTTCTTGGCCGGGCGGTCAtcgtcctcctcctcttcctcctcctcatcgtactcctcttcctcctcctcttcctcctcctcctcctcctcctccgcctccTCCTTCCCGCTGCCCGCTCCGCGCTGCTCCTCGGCCTGGGGGatggggggggctgggggtcaGGGACCCTTCCCCccaaaaagaaaccccaaacccccGGGTCCCCCCCGACCCTTCGGCCTCACCTCGTTGTCGTCGCCCTCCTCGCTGCTGCGCTCGCTCTCGTCCTCCGAGAAGTTGCTGTCCTCGCTGTCCGACATGGCCGCGGCTCGGGGGAGGGGGCACGGGGGTGTCCCGAGGGGTTTTCGGGGGTGCTGGAGGTATCGGGAGAGCCCTGGGAACTCTTAGGAACGGGCCGAGGAGTTTGGGCGTGTTCTGAGGGGATCAGGGAGCGTTCTCAGGGGGCTGAGTGCGCCCTGAGGGCTCCGGGGACGCTCCCGCcgctctcccgccgccgcctccctcAGCCGCGGCCTGGCCTggccggccccggccccgctggAGCCTGTGTCGCTCCCGGTGCCGCTCGCGCCGCCGCCCCTGCCTCCCCCGGTGCCGCTGCCGGCCCTGTCGCGGTCCCCGGTCCCGAACAGCAGTCGCTCCGCGTCGCTCTCGCGAGATCTCCGCCCTGCCTCTGGCGAGACTTGGCGGCCTCCGACGGCGGCTCGAGAGGCCCAATACGcacgggattttttttttttttttttatttttctttttcagagggGGCGCGACGTCACCAGCGCGGGCCGTGACGTCACGGCgcatccctgccagcccctccccGGCTCTTTCCCAGGCTCCCTCCGTGACGTCACACATAGCCTGAGTGCCAATAATCACAAAACACGGGTTTATTTACCAAAAACCAAATGCTTTACCCCAAAAGTCCTGAACCCAGCACCCCCCCACTTCCTTCCCCAACGATTCCCCCTCACTTGGGTGGGGGGCAGTCACCCCCAAAATGCTCTGCTGGGACCGCTCTCAATCCCCAGAAACACACTGGacctccctcccccaccccgGGAGAGGATATCTGTTCCCCAAAACCCTCcagaaacccccaaaaccaatccccagcaggacagggggaccaggccccaaaaccaccccaaccCCTGGCTCAATCCCCTCTCTTCCACTGAACCAACCCTCCCGACTGCTCTGGGGGGGGTGTCCCAAGGGCCTGGGCCCCCCCCTCCAAAACCCATCAGGGCCCCCCTGGTGGGGGCAGCTTGCCCGTGATCTTGTTGGTGCCCTCGAGCAGGGCATTGTGGATGTCCTTGGCGCCCGCGATCTGCGCCTTGATCAGGGGCAGGTACTGGGTGTAGGGCAGGGTCTCACCCCCGGGGCCCCCCTCGCCCTTGGGGGCTGCAGGCACCAGGGCCGGGGCGTGCTTGGCGCTGTCGAAGCTCTGCGAGAGGCACTCGTGGGCCAGGCGCTGCGGGGGGGGGGGTAATACAGGGGTCACCTGGGGGCCTTCGGGGGGAAattgaggggatttggggggttttgagGAGATCTGGGGGGAACTTGAGATGATTTGGGGGGATCTTGAGATGATTTGGGGGTGTTTcggagggctgggaggggattCAGGGTGAACTtcgaggggtttggggggttacttttgggattttgggggccTCCCACAAGGCACAGCTCCAGTTGGTCACACAGGGGGGAAttgggggaggtttgggggcATTTGGGGGAGGTTTTGAGGGGGTTCTAGGTTATTTTAGGGGGTCTCTCACCAGGCACAGCTCCAGTTGGTCACACAGGGCATAGAACTCCTCCAGGCTCTTGTCAAAGCGCTGCAGGACCCCGTCAGCGCTCTTCCTGTGGGGAACTGGTGagactggggggcactggggggatactgggggacactgggagggactgggaggcaCTCACTGCCCGTTGTCGATGTTGGAGTTCTGCACCAGGTTCTGAGCGGCCACTTTCATCAGGGTCTGTTGGACGCGAGGGTCAGGGGTCagggggggacacaggggagaGGAAGCACAgcccctcccagtgcccccaggtaTGGGAACTGACCGGGACAAAGGGCTGAGCACGGCCTGAGGGCCCAGGGACCCCGAAAATTCTGGGGGACCGTCCCCCCCATAGACACGCCCTCTTCAAAAACCCCGCCCATTTCCGGCGGCAAACCCTGCCCATTTCCGGCGGCAAACCCCGCCGTCTCGAGGTCCCGCCCACCTGCAGGCTCTCCTTCAGCTGCGGCAGCAGGAGCCGAAAGCGCTGGACGGGATCAAAATCCTGCGCctgcgccgccgccgcctgcgcGGGTAGCGCGGGGCCCTGCGCGGCCCCGGGGGGcggtcccggccccgctccgggcCCCGCTGCCGGACCCGGCCCCGGGGGCGCTGAGGGAGGtcccgggcccggcccggccgcaggcggcggcggagccGCCATGTTGTTCGTGATTTCCGGCACGGAGCGGAAGTGACGTCAGCGGGACAAGCCGTGCAAGCCGGAAGTAGCCGCTAGCCATGGCGCCCACCATCCAGACGCAGGCGCAGCGAGATGAGCCGGGACACCGGTAATTGCCGTGACGTCACGGACGTGACGTCACCATGCGTCACGCCGAGCGGGGGGAGCTGCCCAcggtgggggggggggcggagGTTCCCTCATGACGTCAGCCCCGCGGCGGGAGGCAGTGGGGGGGCCAATTAACGGCCTCCGTGACGTCACGGAAGCGTTCGGGGGGGTTCCTCGGTGACGTCATGACGCCCCCCCCCTCTCCGCAGGCCGAGCTCTCACCGGACCCTCCCCGAGAGGTGAGtccgggggggagggaggggcagAGACTTTTTGGGGGTCACTGCCCCGGTTTTGGGGCGAATCGCGGGGTTTGGGGCCCCCCGAGCCCGGTCCGGGAACCCCTGACCCGTCCCCGCCGCAGGTCCGGGATCGTTTGCCGGGTCAAGTTCTGCAACAGCCTCCCGGACATCCCGTTCGACCCCAAATTCATCACGTACCCCTTCGACCAGAGCAGGTCCGGGGAGGAATTgtggggaggggctgcagggggccGGGGGTTGAGcgggttttggggaggtttgagCTGAttctggggtgtttttttgggctGATCCCagtgattttggggctgattgCAGGGTGGTTTGGGGCTGCTTTCGGGGTGGGTTTGGGACTGATTTTTGGGCTGGTTTTTGGGCTGATCCTGGTGAGTTTTGGGGCTGATTTCGGGGCTTCTCGTGGCGCTTTTGCCCCAGGTTTGTGCAGTACAAGGCCACATCCCTGGAGAAGCAGCACAAGCACGACCTCCTGACCGAGCCCGACCTGGGCGTGACCATCGACCTCATCAACCCCGACACCTACCGGATCGACCCCGGGGGTGTGTGCGGGGCAGGGACCTGGGACCGCCCTGCGACACCCCGGAACTGTCCCAAAATCACCCTGAGACACCCCTGAACtgtcccaaaatcaccccagaACTGTCCCCAAAATCACTCCTGAGCCTTCCAGAATCCCAAATCTCCCCCGAGGCTCAAGGTTGTTTCCCTGGGCAATTTTTGGAGTTCTCCACGTCTGTGGGCTGCTCTAAACCAGCACTGATCACCTCCCAAACCACAGGGAACCCCCCAAATCCTTTGGGGTGGATTGACCCCGATTTTGGGTGGGTCGACCCGTATTTTGGGTGGATTCACCCCAATTTCCCGCAGTGCTGCTGGACCCTGCGGACgagaagctgctggaggaggagatCCAGGCACCCACAAGCTCCAAGAGGTAAAACCCAAACCGGggcaccccaaacccacccagaACCCCAAACCTGGGGTTCCCCAGACCCCGAAACCCCCCAGGAGGTGCCCCAAACCCTTTTGGGGTCGCACAGGTCGCAGCAGCATGCCAAGGTGGTGCCCTGGATGCGCAAGACCGAGTACATTTCCACCGAGTTCAACCGCTACGGTGTGTCCAACGAGAAACCCGAGGTCAAGTGAGTgattttggggtctgggggttttagggggtttgggggtggctgtggagaggggctgggagcgATCGGGTTTGGGAGTGGGTGTGGGGTAATTTTGTGGGTCGGTTTTGGCTGATTCTGGGAGGGGGGGGCGTGGATtctggggtgattttgggggtggTTTGGAGTAATTCCGGTTGTCGTTCTGGTGTGATTTGACATCTGATTATTGGGATTGGTTTGGGGTAATTTTGTGGGTGggttttgggtgatttttgggcaTGGTTTGGGCGTGTTCTTTGGAGCTATTTTGAGGGtgttttggggtaattttgaAGGGGATTCTGGGGTGGCTTTGGGGGTTATTGTGGGGTGATTTATGGCTGTGTTTCGGGGTGGTTTTGGAGATGTTTTTGGCGTTTTTTGGGCGGGTTTTTTGGAGAGTGTTTCACGGTGCTTTTGAGAGTGATCtggggggagttttggggtgacTCTGGAGCGATTTGGGGGTGGCTTGGCAGGATCGGGGTGTCAGTGAAGCAGCAGTTCACAGAGGAGGAGATCtacaaggacagggacagccagaTCGCGGCCATTGAGAAAACCTTTGAGGATGCTCAGAAAGCGGTCAGGGTTTGGAGATTTTGGGAGGGgcttggggattttgggggggggggtgtggggattttggggggtttcgGGGCTGATTTTAGGAGgtttgggggtggttttgggattttttgggctGTTTGTGGGGGTGGATTTGAGGGTCATTTTAAGGGTTATCTGTAGAGGAGTTCAGGTGTTTTGGgggggtgattttttgggggggggggttttgCAGGTAGTTTCGGGGCGAGTtggaggaggattttggggttttctggggCTGTTTTTGTGGGACTCATTCCGAGCAGTTCAGGGGTCCCGGGGGGgttccctgagcctcctttcccACACCCCCAGATCACGCAGCACTACAGCAAACCCCGGGTCACCCCCCTGGAGGTGATGCCTGTGTTCCCCGACTTCAAGGTGGGTTTGGGGACCCCCCAtctccttttccccccaaaaaatccaagtTTCCCACAAAATCCAGTtgccgccccctcccccccaaaccaaattcccccccccccccccaaactcccatttttcccctctccacATCCCTGTTTTCCACCCCCCATGTTTTTCCTCACTTCCCCATTCCCTCTTTCCTCCCATTCCCCCACCCCAACCcgttttttctctcatttttcaccacttttccccattttccccagaTGTGGATCAACCCTTGCGCCCAAGTGATTTTTGACTCGGACCCGGCCCCCAAGGACACATCGGGAGCGGCAGCTCTGGAAATGATGTCCCAGGCCATGATCAGGTCCCAGGCACCCCAAATACCTCCCGGGGACCCCAAAGCTCTGCCCCAGACCCTCACTGAGCCACTGATCCTGCAGGGGGATGATGGATGAGGAGGGGAACCAGTTTGTGGCGTATTTCCTGCCCGTGGAGGAAACGCTGCGGAAGCGGAAGCGGGACCAGGAGGAGGACGTGGATTATGCTCCCGAGGATGTGTaaggggaccccaaaacctgTGGGGGGAGTCCCAGAACTAGaggaaaatcctaaaaaaattgcggggaggggaaagggggtTAAGGCTCTactgggattctggaatttCCCTGGGAAATAAAGAACATCCAAGGAATccagggggaatttggggaggaaaTGGGACATTGTGGGGGGCGTCCCTGAGGTTGGGGGTTCCCCCGTGGTCCCTGGTGGGACTTTGGGGGGAGTTCTGGGGTCCCACATCCTTGCAAAAAATAAACCCGACACATCCAAAACTTTAGGAGGTTTATGGGGTGGATTTTGAGGGGAAAACTgtgattttggggggggtccctgATATGGGAGGGTCCCCTCTTGAgtttgggggagttttggggcAGCTGGGGGGGGTGCCTCCCAAATACTTGCAGAAAATGAACCTGATACTTCCAAAGCTCTGTGAGGTTTTGTGGGAGAAATCTGGgagtttttttttggggggcgggggggtcTCCTGGTCCCTTCCCTCACCCCCCCACTCGGTCCCCCCCCAGGTATGACTACAAGATCGCCCGGGAGTACAATTGGAACGTGAAGAACAAGGCCAGCAAAGGGTACGAGGAGAATTATTTCTTCATCTTCCGCGAGGGTGACGGCGTCTACTACAACGAGCTGGAGACCAGGTagggctggggggcactgggagggactggagggtCTGGGCAGCTGTCCAGATCAggacctgggggcactgggagggattGGGAAACCCCCCCTAGTCGCTGTTTGGAGTTCTGGGGACACTGTTTGGATGTTCAGAGGGGTCTGGAGGTGTCTGGGAGTCCTGAGGATGCCCTTGAGGGATAGGGGGACTCTGGGGCTGTGCGGGGGCTGCAGGGTcatccctgggctgtccctgaccccccgtgtcccccccaggGTCCGGCTGAGCAAGCGCCGGGCGCGCGCCGGGGTCCAGTCGGGCACCAACGCCGTGCTGGTGGTCAAGCACCGGGACATGAACGAGAAGGAGCTCGAGGCCCAGGTgagatttggggaggggtcccgaCCCACAGgaccccccccaggacccccatgacccctcccctccctccacaGGAGGCGAGGCGGGCGCAGCTGGAGAACCACGAgcccgaggaggaggaggaggaggagatggaggcCGAGAAGGAGATGCCAGGATCAGGTTTGggccccaaattcccacccaaaattcccccctCTCTAaacccctccctgccccaaatcccttcccccTATTCTCAGCACCCCCAACCTCCCCTGAGCAgatgaggagagggaaaagggcaGCGAGAGCGAGGAGGACGAGGCCGAAGGCTCAGGGTCGGGTTCGGAACAAGGAGGGGGCTCTGCCCGCAgcgaggatgaggaggaggaggaggacgaagAGGCCGAAGGCACCCGGGGGGGCCGCAGGGGGGGCAGCGATGCCGCTCGGGCTGCCCGGGACCAGGAGGAGATTTTTGGCAGCGACAACGacgaggaggaagaggaggaggaagaggaggaggaagaggaaggcagcGAGGGGGGGGAGGCAGCACCTCGCAGCCCCCAGCTCACCCccagcgaggaggaggaggaggaggaggaggaagacgaggaggaggaggaaagtgCCAGCGATGGCTCCGAGTCCTCCAGCGAGTGAGGAAGGGGTgacccccaccccccaccctaAAATCCCACCT contains:
- the PAF1 gene encoding RNA polymerase II-associated factor 1 homolog, which codes for MAPTIQTQAQRDEPGHRPSSHRTLPERSGIVCRVKFCNSLPDIPFDPKFITYPFDQSRFVQYKATSLEKQHKHDLLTEPDLGVTIDLINPDTYRIDPGVLLDPADEKLLEEEIQAPTSSKRSQQHAKVVPWMRKTEYISTEFNRYGVSNEKPEVKIGVSVKQQFTEEEIYKDRDSQIAAIEKTFEDAQKAITQHYSKPRVTPLEVMPVFPDFKMWINPCAQVIFDSDPAPKDTSGAAALEMMSQAMIRGMMDEEGNQFVAYFLPVEETLRKRKRDQEEDVDYAPEDVYDYKIAREYNWNVKNKASKGYEENYFFIFREGDGVYYNELETRVRLSKRRARAGVQSGTNAVLVVKHRDMNEKELEAQEARRAQLENHEPEEEEEEEMEAEKEMPGSDEEREKGSESEEDEAEGSGSGSEQGGGSARSEDEEEEEDEEAEGTRGGRRGGSDAARAARDQEEIFGSDNDEEEEEEEEEEEEEGSEGGEAAPRSPQLTPSEEEEEEEEEDEEEEESASDGSESSSE
- the MED29 gene encoding mediator of RNA polymerase II transcription subunit 29 produces the protein MAAPPPPAAGPGPGPPSAPPGPGPAAGPGAGPGPPPGAAQGPALPAQAAAAQAQDFDPVQRFRLLLPQLKESLQTLMKVAAQNLVQNSNIDNGQKSADGVLQRFDKSLEEFYALCDQLELCLRLAHECLSQSFDSAKHAPALVPAAPKGEGGPGGETLPYTQYLPLIKAQIAGAKDIHNALLEGTNKITGKLPPPGGP